A part of Leptospira andrefontaineae genomic DNA contains:
- a CDS encoding single-stranded DNA-binding protein produces the protein MNFSLVFVDGNLTADPTGKQVMGKQVTSFNIAVNYAENKVSYFEVEAWDKVGESCLNHLEKGSRVTIVGDLRQDRWKDGEGRNQSKIKIVAQKVRFDSKKESNQGGGF, from the coding sequence ATGAACTTCTCCTTAGTTTTTGTGGATGGAAACTTGACTGCCGACCCAACTGGGAAGCAGGTGATGGGCAAACAAGTCACCTCGTTTAACATCGCGGTCAATTACGCAGAGAACAAGGTTTCCTACTTTGAAGTCGAGGCATGGGACAAGGTTGGAGAATCTTGTCTCAACCACCTTGAAAAAGGATCCCGTGTCACCATCGTAGGCGATCTTCGCCAGGACCGTTGGAAAGACGGGGAGGGCAGGAACCAATCTAAAATAAAGATCGTAGCACAAAAGGTCCGGTTCGATTCCAAGAAAGAATCCAACCAAGGAGGTGGATTCTAA
- a CDS encoding phage terminase large subunit family protein: MSAALALAVTEHRNEKNQKLIITPDDFYYELYQEAWDLDTLIMACTQWGKTEWAIVTMLALAEFGLAHFYVLPTENDRNKFLSGKLEKCISFSPYYQDRMRDLPDLEVDNKSMKIYGGVNLTFVGSNAPSGFTMVTADAATIDEEDQCEPANVPMAEERLSFSDYRIRRWISNPTHNGKGISKRWRKSDQRNWNIHHRDVCGHDLKPDFFKHVADITGKPYDKDWRPGLEPRLICDKCGRPVDRKGPGFWEKTADSDIRGYQVSKIFAGKVSLMEIIDRYKEGLQDDVALQRFYNGDLGLPYTAAGTQITKEILDANIDPNYRFPQTHRGQCLIGIDPGSRIHFSIWYQNFDKEKWDLVFAGWTTRKEGLFEVIARYNVCIGAIDAGPELQLVRDLKEKYPWMYSVTYNSGPTARTETKERVNVNDRTMVVNRTFEMDEVKSFFAKKHARLPMNIESHDSGDFYNHMQAPVRTYDEKGDRYTWNEGTDADHYFHTCVYFNQARKLWVYMRNTGGSEGEVRL, translated from the coding sequence ATGTCAGCGGCTCTGGCTCTGGCAGTGACGGAGCACAGAAACGAGAAGAACCAAAAGCTGATAATAACACCGGATGACTTTTACTACGAACTATATCAAGAGGCTTGGGACTTAGACACTTTAATCATGGCTTGTACACAGTGGGGAAAAACAGAATGGGCGATCGTTACGATGCTCGCATTAGCCGAGTTCGGACTCGCACATTTTTACGTACTGCCAACGGAGAACGACCGCAATAAGTTTCTATCTGGAAAGCTAGAGAAGTGCATTTCCTTTTCCCCGTACTACCAAGATCGCATGCGTGACCTTCCTGATCTTGAAGTAGATAACAAATCCATGAAGATCTACGGAGGCGTAAACCTTACATTCGTTGGTTCGAATGCTCCCTCCGGATTTACAATGGTCACCGCCGATGCCGCCACAATTGACGAGGAGGACCAATGCGAACCCGCAAACGTTCCCATGGCGGAAGAAAGACTCTCGTTCTCGGACTACAGGATCCGGAGATGGATTTCGAACCCAACCCACAACGGAAAAGGAATCTCCAAGCGTTGGAGAAAGTCCGATCAACGAAACTGGAATATCCATCACAGAGACGTTTGTGGCCACGATCTAAAACCAGATTTCTTTAAGCATGTCGCGGACATCACCGGAAAACCTTACGACAAAGATTGGAGACCGGGACTTGAACCGAGGCTTATCTGTGACAAATGCGGAAGACCGGTGGATCGTAAAGGTCCGGGATTCTGGGAAAAAACTGCAGATAGCGACATCCGAGGATACCAGGTATCAAAGATCTTTGCGGGAAAAGTTTCTCTCATGGAGATCATAGACCGTTATAAAGAAGGACTCCAGGACGATGTTGCTCTCCAACGCTTTTATAATGGGGATCTTGGTCTCCCGTACACCGCTGCTGGAACGCAGATCACGAAAGAAATCCTGGATGCGAACATCGATCCAAATTACCGATTCCCGCAGACGCATCGAGGACAGTGTCTCATTGGTATTGACCCGGGATCCCGAATTCATTTTTCAATATGGTATCAGAACTTCGATAAGGAGAAGTGGGATCTTGTATTCGCTGGATGGACTACTCGGAAAGAAGGTCTCTTCGAAGTCATCGCTCGGTATAATGTTTGCATCGGTGCGATCGACGCTGGTCCGGAACTCCAACTCGTACGCGATCTCAAAGAGAAGTATCCGTGGATGTACAGCGTAACATACAACTCAGGACCCACCGCAAGGACTGAGACGAAAGAGCGAGTGAACGTCAACGATCGCACAATGGTTGTGAATAGAACGTTCGAGATGGACGAAGTGAAGTCGTTCTTCGCAAAGAAGCATGCTCGTCTTCCGATGAACATCGAATCTCACGACTCTGGAGATTTTTACAATCACATGCAAGCCCCTGTTCGCACGTACGACGAGAAGGGCGATCGCTATACTTGGAATGAAGGAACAGACGCAGACCACTACTTCCACACCTGCGTATATTTTAACCAAGCCCGGAAGCTCTGGGTATACATGAGGAACACTGGTGGAAGCGAAGGAGAGGTGAGGCTGTGA
- a CDS encoding DNA-methyltransferase, whose amino-acid sequence MTYTLFNADCRKILPTIPDKSVDLIFCDLPYGTTDCDWDIVIPMEHLWPDYLRIAKENAPIILTGSQPFTNYLINSNPKLFRYELIWYKTKASGFLNAKIMPNKSHENILIFYRKKPYYNPIKYEIDPRYRRKGKTMGQGKDSTLFRISGEKSENYQYIDDGSRYPDSVLCFPSESEPGMHPTQKPLRLMRFLLKSYAKPGSMILDNCMGQGSTGIAAVELGMDFIGVEQRADHFKKAESKIALAEKRYNLGMIFDT is encoded by the coding sequence ATGACCTATACACTGTTCAACGCTGACTGCAGGAAAATACTTCCGACTATTCCGGACAAATCTGTAGACCTAATCTTTTGTGACCTTCCATACGGAACAACGGACTGCGACTGGGATATTGTAATTCCTATGGAGCACCTTTGGCCTGATTATCTTCGTATAGCGAAGGAGAATGCTCCGATCATTCTCACTGGATCTCAACCTTTCACAAACTACCTAATCAATTCTAATCCGAAACTATTCCGATACGAACTAATCTGGTATAAGACTAAAGCCTCTGGATTTCTTAATGCCAAGATTATGCCGAACAAGTCGCACGAAAACATTCTGATCTTCTACCGGAAAAAACCTTATTACAATCCGATCAAATACGAGATAGACCCACGCTATCGCCGTAAGGGAAAAACAATGGGGCAGGGGAAAGACTCTACTCTATTCCGAATTTCGGGTGAGAAAAGCGAGAATTACCAATACATCGATGACGGATCCAGATATCCCGACTCGGTCCTCTGTTTTCCAAGCGAATCCGAACCAGGAATGCACCCCACACAGAAACCACTTCGACTAATGCGATTCCTCCTCAAGTCATACGCGAAACCAGGATCGATGATCTTAGACAACTGTATGGGTCAAGGGAGCACCGGCATTGCTGCAGTTGAACTTGGGATGGATTTCATCGGCGTGGAACAGAGAGCGGATCACTTCAAGAAAGCGGAATCCAAGATCGCTCTGGCTGAGAAACGATATAACCTCGGAATGATATTCGATACCTAA
- a CDS encoding J domain-containing protein, which produces MIEAYPLTWPEGFKRTKSWERKTSPFLKVKRKNTLSVAVATQKIKDEIRLLRGTNLIISSNIELKKDGLPISGRKPPEDPGVSIWFKINGSQKSLACDSWKSPEENLYALAMTVSSMRVIDRYGCSDMMDRIFTGFLALPAGPSWADVIGVEKDADIETIRKKYHEKVKEVHTDLGGDHNRMVELNLAFEQAKNERKAV; this is translated from the coding sequence ATGATCGAAGCATATCCTCTGACATGGCCTGAGGGTTTCAAACGAACCAAGAGCTGGGAACGGAAGACTTCTCCTTTTCTTAAGGTGAAAAGAAAGAATACCCTTTCGGTTGCAGTGGCGACTCAAAAGATCAAGGACGAGATCCGCTTATTAAGAGGAACAAATCTTATCATCTCCTCTAACATCGAGTTGAAGAAGGATGGCCTTCCGATTTCCGGTCGCAAACCACCGGAAGATCCGGGAGTTTCAATCTGGTTCAAGATCAACGGATCTCAAAAGTCACTCGCATGTGATTCATGGAAGTCTCCAGAGGAAAATCTCTACGCTCTTGCAATGACTGTCTCGTCAATGCGAGTAATCGATCGTTACGGTTGTTCCGACATGATGGACCGAATATTTACAGGATTCCTCGCTCTTCCTGCTGGGCCTAGTTGGGCGGATGTGATCGGAGTCGAGAAGGATGCAGACATCGAAACGATTCGCAAGAAGTATCACGAAAAGGTAAAGGAAGTCCACACCGATCTCGGTGGAGACCACAATCGAATGGTCGAATTAAACCTTGCATTCGAGCAAGCGAAGAACGAACGGAAGGCGGTATGA
- a CDS encoding DUF5131 family protein → MQNSKIEWTDHTWNPVTGCAKVSAGCKNCYAETLSKRKFGEWKDRPFSQIRLKPHKLSEPFRIKEPSKIFVNSMSDLFHQDVPFDFVDQVFAEMALNSKHIFQVLTKRPHRMREYLKNTTRFISIHIHMRNREMNAYAPKWPLPNVWLGVSVENQKAADERIPILLECPAAVRFLSCEPLLGEVDLTRVKNGIDSLSGEVYNSDGDFCGVCSSIDWVIVGGESGPSHRPVDPNWIRFLRDQCQEADVPFFFKQWGGARPKERGNELDGKIHQEFPHGI, encoded by the coding sequence ATGCAAAATAGCAAGATCGAATGGACCGACCACACATGGAATCCTGTCACAGGTTGCGCGAAGGTATCAGCAGGATGCAAGAACTGTTATGCGGAAACTCTTTCGAAGAGGAAATTCGGTGAATGGAAGGACAGACCATTTTCACAGATACGATTAAAACCGCACAAGTTGAGTGAACCCTTTAGGATTAAGGAACCTTCCAAGATTTTCGTAAACTCTATGTCCGATCTTTTCCATCAAGATGTTCCTTTTGATTTTGTTGATCAGGTTTTTGCAGAAATGGCGTTAAATTCAAAGCATATTTTTCAAGTACTAACAAAGCGTCCTCACCGAATGCGAGAATATTTGAAAAACACGACACGGTTTATCTCTATCCACATCCACATGCGTAACCGAGAAATGAATGCGTACGCTCCCAAATGGCCTCTTCCTAATGTCTGGCTTGGAGTATCGGTTGAAAATCAGAAGGCAGCAGACGAACGGATCCCGATTCTTCTGGAATGCCCAGCTGCAGTACGTTTCCTATCTTGTGAACCTCTGCTTGGTGAAGTAGACCTTACCCGAGTAAAGAATGGTATCGATTCGCTCAGTGGTGAAGTATATAACTCCGATGGCGATTTTTGCGGAGTTTGTTCTTCGATAGATTGGGTAATCGTGGGGGGAGAATCAGGTCCCAGTCATCGACCTGTTGATCCAAATTGGATCCGCTTTCTACGGGACCAGTGCCAGGAGGCAGATGTCCCTTTCTTCTTCAAACAGTGGGGAGGTGCACGACCTAAAGAACGTGGCAACGAGCTCGATGGAAAAATACACCAGGAGTTTCCACATGGAATCTAA
- a CDS encoding DUF6527 family protein, which translates to MKLVKHSTPHPSGGDYYMFFCPGCKIPHTVIIGINRWETSGSLETPTIRPSVRTYFPAHEDIPEETTCHLFVKEGRLEFLQDCQHSLAGKTVDMVEFPDNFDLDGWLI; encoded by the coding sequence ATGAAATTAGTTAAACATAGTACACCGCATCCATCTGGCGGTGATTATTATATGTTCTTCTGCCCAGGATGTAAAATTCCTCATACTGTCATCATTGGTATCAACAGATGGGAAACAAGTGGATCCTTGGAAACTCCGACAATTAGACCTTCTGTCAGAACTTACTTTCCAGCACACGAAGATATTCCGGAGGAAACGACCTGCCACCTTTTTGTGAAAGAGGGAAGGTTAGAATTCCTGCAGGACTGCCAACACTCTCTGGCAGGCAAAACCGTTGATATGGTCGAATTTCCAGATAACTTCGATTTAGATGGATGGTTAATATGA
- a CDS encoding DNA adenine methylase, producing the protein MTPDLTIDRPALKYNGGKFRLRKWVIEHFPKHITYVETCLGAGSVLLAKPRSSFEVANDVDINIQSFFQILQDRKQCMELIRLIQWSPYHEYVLKNATTELLSGRPNTLRRAYLFYCVCWMSMRANDIRSSNIDFRNRGNLDGRGGHNPSRLFAQVKHLYQIGERFRGVLIEGRDAEESIRTYETPQTLNYIDLPYIEETRKSKKLYIHEFKTVEGHERILRAAAQVRSMSVISHYIHPLYERILCEENGWERVTTKTLANCMVAGVEIESKERTEALYISPGAITQRSLF; encoded by the coding sequence ATGACTCCTGATCTTACTATAGATCGCCCAGCACTCAAATACAACGGAGGAAAATTTCGTCTCCGTAAGTGGGTGATAGAGCATTTCCCTAAGCACATCACGTACGTGGAAACTTGCTTAGGAGCAGGATCCGTTCTACTTGCAAAACCCCGTTCATCTTTCGAAGTTGCGAACGACGTTGATATAAACATCCAGTCATTCTTCCAAATCCTTCAAGATCGAAAGCAGTGCATGGAATTGATCCGCTTGATTCAGTGGAGTCCATATCATGAATACGTATTAAAAAATGCGACAACAGAACTTCTTTCAGGAAGGCCTAACACTCTTAGGAGAGCATATCTTTTTTATTGCGTGTGTTGGATGTCCATGCGGGCAAACGATATTCGATCCTCAAATATAGATTTTAGAAACAGAGGAAATTTAGATGGGAGGGGGGGTCACAATCCTTCTCGTCTTTTTGCCCAAGTTAAACATCTGTACCAGATCGGAGAACGATTTAGAGGAGTTCTTATCGAAGGAAGAGACGCGGAAGAATCGATTCGAACTTACGAAACCCCGCAAACGTTGAACTACATCGATCTGCCTTATATTGAGGAGACTCGTAAAAGTAAAAAACTATACATTCACGAATTTAAGACCGTGGAAGGCCACGAGCGGATCCTACGTGCAGCCGCACAAGTTCGCAGCATGTCAGTCATTTCCCACTACATTCATCCGCTTTATGAGCGTATCCTTTGCGAAGAAAACGGATGGGAACGAGTCACTACAAAGACTCTTGCAAACTGTATGGTGGCAGGAGTGGAGATCGAATCAAAGGAGCGAACCGAGGCACTCTATATATCACCAGGTGCAATCACACAAAGAAGTTTATTTTAG